From a region of the Arachis ipaensis cultivar K30076 chromosome B09, Araip1.1, whole genome shotgun sequence genome:
- the LOC107618898 gene encoding protein TRIGALACTOSYLDIACYLGLYCEROL 4, chloroplastic — translation MAKLRTAIDSAFFDLNVASPQTFDGCARSIPGDPFPVDGSVASRLLRPLQLSFIRANSPLWVLPSFSPTSPRDLGSFSLHSLLFRFASPTWWLGVTGQFRPRKLIAEIKNEISNIDEFDISIVKDVTRHFINKSMFSLGIHSEFALTSSTSVSFSAEAHGEKGRRQKLMVYHKLPEHDLTFEAAWPQLFVDHKGKYWDVPESISADLSSLVSESGIRYHIGIHKNGGNPSSVNATDGSPPLSLLPGLCAKAAATYEMSRDFWREKADSEEDIWDNKKKSTPYDSRLAEPHAAISGTMGGSCASWIWNPENIVGTDSREVNRSRFSADLFGSVCYSYQQGKFTKDFRDFTKVDARLDIPSASAFAKKVFSGFKRDVNEQAAASPRLNLIFQQQIAGPFVFRADSRVSLMSMLGKGGPIEDFICSINYSFKSLPSGKIVAWFSPKRKEGMVELRLLEF, via the exons ATGGCGAAGTTAAGGACAGCCATTGACTCTGCATTCTTTGACTTGAACGTGGCATCCCCTCAAACATTCGATGGGTGTGCGAGGTCCATCCCTGGAGACCCCTTTCCCGTTGACGGTTCCGTTGCAAGCAGGCTCCTTCGCCCTCTTCAACTCTCCTTCATCCGTGCCAACTCCCCTCTTTGGGTTCtcccttctttctctcccacTTCTCCTAGGGATTTGGGTTCTTTCTCTCTTCACTCTCTCCTCTTCAGATTTGCTTCTCCAACCTG GTGGCTGGGGGTGACTGGACAGTTTCGTCCTAGAAAGCTGATTGCTGAAATAAAAAATGAGATTTCTAATATTGATGAATTCGACATCTCCATAGTCAAGGATGTCACAAGGCATTTCATTAACAAGTCAATGTTTTCACTTGGGATACATTCAGAGTTTGCTTTAACTTCCTCAACGTCCGTATCGTTTTCTGCAGAGGCTCATGGTGAGAAAGGACGTCGCCAGAAATTGATGGTTTATCACAAG CTTCCTGAACATGATCTTACATTTGAGGCAGCATGGCCTCAATTGTTTGTTGACCACAAAGGAAAATATTGGGACGTCCCTGAGTCTATATCTGCTGATCTATCATCCCTTGTGTCTGAGTCGGGAATACGTTACCACATTGGGATACATAAAAATGGTGGTAATCCTAGTTCAGTCAATGCAACTGATGGCAGTCCACCACTTTCTCTACTGCCGGGGTTATGTGCAAAGGCTGCCGCTACTTATGAGATGAGCAGGGACTTTTGGAGGGAAAAGGCAGACTCGGAGGAAGATATCTGGGACAACAAGAAGAAGAGTACTCCATATGATTCTCGTCTTGCGGAACCTCATGCAGCAATATCTGGAACTATGG GTGGCTCCTGTGCTTCTTGGATTTGGAACCCGGAGAACATTGTTGGCACTGATTCAAGAGAAGTCAATAGATCTCGTTTTAGTGCGGATTTATTTGGTTCAGTTTGCTATTCTTATCAGCAAGGAAAATTCACAAAAGATTTTCGGGACTTTACCAAAGTAGATGCTCGTCTAGATATACCTTCAGCTTCTGCGTTTGCAAAGAAGGTTTTTAGTGGATTCAAGAGGGATGTTAATGAACAAGCAGCAGCCTCACCCCGTCTTAATTTAATCTTCCAACAGCAG ATTGCAGGGCCGTTTGTCTTTCGTGCTGATTCCCGAGTTTCACTCATGTCTATGCTTGGGAAAGGTGGTCCAATAGAGGACTTCATCTGCAGCATAAATTACTCCTTCAAGTCTTTGCCATCGGGAAAGATCGTTGCTTGGTTTTCTCCAAAACGGAAAGAGGGAATGGTTGAGTTGCGTCTGCTTGAGTTTTAG
- the LOC107618965 gene encoding 10 kDa chaperonin 1, chloroplastic gives MASTFVTLPTPFLHRTTSFSSSNNTFPVLKRHSFKVNALVSNKWEPTKVVPQADRVLIRLEALPDKTAGGVLLPKSAVKFERYLMGEILSVGAEAGEEVKAGSKVLFTDMNAYEVDLGTDEKHCFCKASDLLAVVE, from the exons ATGGCATCCACATTTGTCACTTTGCCAACCCCCTTCCTACACAGAACCACTTCATTCTCTTCCTCCAACAACACATTCCCAG TTTTGAAAAGGCACTCTTTCAAAGTCAATGCACTAGTTTCCAACAAATGGGAACCAACTAAg GTTGTGCCTCAGGCTGATAGAGTCCTTATTCGTTTGGAGGCACTACCAGAT AAAACTGCTGGTGGAGTTTTGTTGCCCAAGTCCGCTGTTAAATTCGAGCGATATCTGATGGGAGAA ATCCTCTCTGTTGGTGCTGAGGCAGGAGAAGAAGTAAAAGCTGGATCAAAG GTTTTGTTTACTGACATGAATGCTTATGAG GTTGATTTGGGGACTGACGAAAAGCACTGCTTCTGTAAAGCAAGCGACCTGTTGGCCGTGGTTGAGTAG
- the LOC110266786 gene encoding uncharacterized protein LOC110266786: MGTGQQFSQYLVKCIEANLKNSRTCDCGYFQALHFPCQHALACCAYSRVTWSSYVHSVYQISSVFRVYQMGFTPPIPEGFWPPYNGPTVIPDPAKRRAREGRPRSTRIRTNMDEADPNRPKRCGLCRQPGHTRRSCPQLGGPSHTGGQ, from the exons ATGGGAACCGGACAGCAATTCAGTCAGTACTTGGTGAAGTGTATAGAGGCCAACTTGAAGAATtcgag GACCTGTGACTGCGGGTACTTCCAGGCACTTCATTTCCCGTGCCAGCACGCACTTGCATGTTGCGCCTACTCACGGGTTACCTGGTCCTCTTATGTTCACAGCGTGTATCAGATTAGTTCAGTGTTCCGTGTGTACCAGATGGGATTCACACCGCCGATACCGGAGGGATTCTGGCCACCTTACAACGGGCCAACCGTGATCCCGGACCCTGCCAAGAGGCGGGCAAGAGAGGGTCGTCCGAGATCCACTAGGATACGGACGAACATGGACGAGGCAGATCCGAATCGGCCAAAGAGGTGTGGCCTTTGTCGCCAACCCGGACACACCCGCAGGAGTTGCCCACAGCTTGGAGGACCGTCTCACACGGGGGGCCAGTAG